The following proteins are encoded in a genomic region of Pelodictyon phaeoclathratiforme BU-1:
- a CDS encoding DUF2795 domain-containing protein: MYWNLDLARHIADAPWPVTKDELINYANRSGAPQQVIDNLLDLPESDDMYESLDEIWPDYPTDEDFGYGDEEPLT; this comes from the coding sequence ATGTATTGGAATTTAGACCTTGCCCGTCATATAGCTGACGCTCCGTGGCCTGTAACAAAAGATGAACTTATCAATTACGCAAACAGGAGCGGTGCGCCCCAGCAGGTGATCGACAACCTGCTCGATCTTCCCGAAAGCGATGATATGTATGAGAGCCTTGATGAAATATGGCCCGACTATCCTACCGACGAAGACTTTGGCTACGGTGATGAAGAGCCATTAACGTAG
- a CDS encoding M23 family metallopeptidase: MAVSEYGRNAKESLFACLSSGIVALSLALFSFVIGAPATLLAEEAQSIETKTPAPRANTTEGILASTEQMIEQLILQIDRQRNNATESRVQSEEPTSTSYFSSIPNIRPVSGAITSAFGKRVHPIYKVTLFHSGIDFSAAEGTRVQSTGDGVIAYSGYDRGYGQKITINHGFGYQTIYAHLSKSLVRQGQRVKRGEIIALSGNTGLSTGPHLHYEVQKDNVKVNPTAYFFDESNPDKFITTQKPAPEQSDNNS; encoded by the coding sequence ATGGCTGTCTCAGAATACGGCAGAAACGCTAAAGAGAGCCTCTTTGCCTGCCTCTCTTCAGGAATTGTTGCTCTCTCTCTTGCCCTTTTTTCTTTCGTCATCGGGGCTCCGGCAACCCTCCTTGCTGAAGAGGCACAATCGATTGAAACCAAAACTCCAGCTCCCAGGGCAAACACGACCGAAGGAATACTCGCAAGTACGGAACAGATGATTGAACAGCTCATCCTGCAGATAGATCGTCAGAGAAACAACGCCACCGAATCAAGAGTGCAGAGTGAAGAGCCCACTTCAACCTCCTATTTTTCCAGTATACCCAACATCAGGCCTGTCAGTGGCGCGATTACCAGCGCTTTTGGAAAACGGGTACACCCAATCTACAAGGTTACCCTTTTTCACTCAGGCATTGATTTTTCCGCTGCTGAAGGCACAAGGGTGCAGTCGACAGGTGACGGGGTTATTGCCTATTCGGGATATGACAGAGGGTACGGACAAAAAATAACCATCAATCACGGTTTCGGCTATCAAACCATCTATGCCCATCTCTCCAAATCTCTGGTGCGCCAGGGGCAGAGAGTCAAACGCGGTGAAATCATCGCACTTTCGGGAAATACCGGCCTCTCAACTGGCCCCCATCTGCACTATGAAGTACAGAAAGACAATGTAAAAGTCAACCCAACCGCTTATTTCTTTGATGAAAGCAATCCGGACAAGTTTATCACAACACAAAAACCTGCGCCGGAACAGAGCGACAATAACTCCTAA
- the polA gene encoding DNA polymerase I, with product MNNRQLDFFPPANPEERIKNPATITKKPALFLLDGMAIVYRSFYALQRTGMTSQEGMPTGAIYGFASTLLKIFETYRPQYLAAVFDSKEKTFRHDLYPLYKANRQAPPEDLIMQLDAIFKLLEAFDIPLIKTPGYEADDLIGTASRKFSPMCQVYIVTPDKDLAQLVHEGVNILKPGKNQNELELLGKKEIIEQFGVPPELFIPFLTLTGDTSDNIPGAKGIGPKTAISLLDQYGSLQNIYNHLDTISPKNRQSLEAFQPTLDLITQLVTIRTDLQIDVTLKELACGLPDPAKLFPLLQKLGLKTISSRILALFGELQQAPSATAPLHEEPSSPFHEEEPALRSPRENADYARIDTVDKLMELMESLHDARHIAVDTETTSLDTFEAELAGISIAVETGKARFISFAQSALDRDKTVEILKPLLENPSLPKIGQNLKYDMLVLKKYGIELSPVAFDTMLASYVLNPEEKHNLDDLAAHHLGYRTTTFDELVGTGKTKQHIFEVDPEKLSDYACQDADLALQLEGVFRKKLDGETELLWLCENIEFPLVTVLAEMEYAGICIDTHHLEKASERVKKELELLTETIYAAAGSAFNIDSPKQLAHILFDLLALPPKKRTKTGYSTNVEVLEELATLFPIARDLLEYRSLQKLKSTYIDALPKMVNPLTGRLHTTFNQFITATGRLSSSNPNLQNIPIRSPLGKEIRRAFIPSTPENWLLSADYSQIELRIAAEISGDPQLLEAFRNREDIHTATAKVIFDTDEITSDMRRKAKEVNFGVLYGIMPFGLSRRLNIPQKEAKAIIDTYISKYPGLFKALQEIIVTGREKGYVTTILGRRRYLADLNSRNTNLKKAAERAAMNTPIQGTAADIIKCAMNLCSSRMRHLNMKSVMLLQVHDELLFETTDAEKEPLSKLVEQAMIDAAIRCGLKNVPVLVDTGIGKNWLEAH from the coding sequence ATGAATAATCGGCAGCTCGACTTCTTCCCGCCAGCCAATCCGGAAGAGAGAATCAAGAACCCGGCAACCATCACAAAAAAACCAGCACTCTTTCTGCTCGACGGCATGGCCATCGTTTACCGCTCCTTTTATGCCCTGCAACGGACGGGCATGACAAGTCAGGAGGGCATGCCGACCGGAGCTATTTATGGCTTTGCATCCACATTGCTTAAAATCTTTGAAACCTACAGGCCACAATACCTTGCAGCGGTATTTGACAGCAAGGAAAAAACCTTCCGACACGATCTTTATCCTCTTTACAAAGCCAATCGACAGGCGCCACCCGAAGATCTCATCATGCAACTTGACGCCATTTTCAAGCTGCTTGAAGCGTTTGATATTCCGCTCATTAAAACCCCGGGATACGAAGCGGACGATCTTATTGGCACCGCCTCCCGTAAATTCAGCCCAATGTGCCAGGTCTATATTGTCACCCCCGACAAGGATCTTGCCCAACTGGTCCATGAGGGAGTAAACATCCTCAAACCCGGCAAAAACCAGAATGAGCTTGAACTGCTTGGGAAAAAAGAGATTATCGAACAGTTCGGGGTTCCCCCTGAGCTTTTTATCCCGTTCCTCACCCTCACCGGCGACACCTCCGACAATATTCCCGGAGCAAAAGGGATTGGCCCGAAAACCGCCATCTCCCTGCTTGACCAATACGGTTCCCTGCAGAATATCTACAACCATCTCGACACGATCTCCCCGAAAAACCGCCAAAGCCTTGAAGCATTTCAACCCACGCTTGATCTGATAACACAACTGGTCACCATACGCACCGATTTACAGATCGACGTTACCCTGAAAGAGCTTGCCTGCGGATTACCTGACCCGGCAAAGCTTTTCCCGCTGCTGCAAAAACTCGGTCTTAAAACCATTTCCTCAAGAATATTGGCTCTTTTTGGCGAGCTTCAGCAAGCGCCCTCAGCAACAGCTCCGCTCCATGAGGAACCCTCCTCCCCTTTTCATGAAGAAGAGCCCGCTCTCCGATCACCCCGGGAGAATGCCGACTATGCCCGTATCGACACAGTCGATAAACTGATGGAACTGATGGAGTCTCTGCACGATGCCCGGCATATTGCCGTCGACACGGAAACCACCAGTCTTGACACCTTTGAAGCCGAACTGGCAGGGATATCGATCGCGGTTGAAACAGGAAAAGCGCGATTTATCTCTTTCGCGCAGAGCGCCCTTGACCGGGATAAAACAGTCGAAATCCTGAAACCGCTCCTTGAAAATCCATCCCTGCCGAAAATTGGCCAGAACCTCAAATATGACATGCTCGTTCTCAAAAAATACGGCATAGAGCTCTCTCCTGTTGCATTCGACACCATGCTTGCGAGCTATGTGCTCAATCCTGAAGAAAAACATAACCTTGACGACCTGGCCGCCCACCACCTCGGCTACCGAACGACAACCTTTGATGAATTGGTTGGAACCGGAAAAACAAAACAGCATATTTTCGAGGTTGATCCCGAAAAGCTCTCAGACTATGCCTGCCAGGATGCCGATCTTGCTCTTCAGCTTGAGGGTGTTTTCCGCAAAAAACTCGACGGAGAAACTGAACTGCTCTGGCTTTGCGAAAACATTGAGTTCCCGCTGGTCACAGTCCTTGCCGAAATGGAATATGCCGGCATATGCATCGACACCCACCATCTTGAAAAGGCTTCCGAACGGGTTAAAAAAGAGCTCGAGCTCCTGACAGAAACAATTTATGCTGCAGCAGGCTCCGCCTTCAACATCGATTCCCCCAAACAGCTTGCCCATATTCTCTTTGATCTCCTTGCGCTTCCACCAAAAAAGAGAACAAAAACAGGCTATTCAACCAATGTTGAAGTGCTTGAGGAGCTTGCGACACTCTTTCCCATCGCACGTGACCTCCTCGAATACCGAAGCCTGCAGAAACTCAAGAGTACCTATATCGACGCCTTGCCAAAAATGGTCAATCCTCTGACAGGTCGGTTGCATACTACATTTAATCAATTCATCACGGCAACTGGCCGACTCTCCTCTTCCAATCCAAACCTGCAAAACATACCCATACGCAGTCCCCTCGGCAAAGAGATACGCAGGGCATTTATACCTTCAACACCTGAAAACTGGCTACTCTCTGCAGACTATTCGCAGATTGAACTCAGAATTGCTGCAGAAATTTCCGGAGATCCTCAACTCCTCGAAGCATTCCGCAACCGGGAAGACATTCACACCGCAACAGCAAAGGTAATTTTCGACACCGATGAAATTACCAGCGATATGAGACGCAAGGCAAAAGAGGTGAATTTTGGAGTTCTTTACGGCATCATGCCATTTGGCCTCTCACGAAGACTCAATATTCCCCAAAAAGAGGCCAAGGCCATTATCGACACCTACATCTCGAAATATCCCGGGCTCTTCAAGGCATTGCAGGAAATTATTGTAACCGGAAGGGAAAAAGGGTATGTCACAACGATCCTCGGACGTCGTCGTTATCTTGCTGATCTCAACAGCAGGAATACCAACCTGAAAAAAGCGGCAGAAAGAGCTGCCATGAATACGCCGATTCAGGGCACAGCCGCTGATATCATCAAATGCGCCATGAACCTCTGCAGCAGCAGGATGCGCCATCTGAACATGAAATCAGTCATGCTTCTCCAGGTACATGACGAACTGCTCTTTGAAACCACTGATGCAGAAAAAGAGCCGCTTTCAAAACTTGTAGAACAGGCAATGATTGATGCAGCAATACGTTGCGGACTAAAAAATGTCCCTGTTCTGGTCGATACCGGCATTGGAAAAAACTGGCTGGAAGCCCACTAA
- the pheA gene encoding prephenate dehydratase, which translates to MTNLMTAYQGEPGAYSEIAALRIGEPKPFESFDEVFAAVENQKVHYAVIPIENSLGGSIHHNYDLLLQHPVTIVAETFVKVKHCLLGIPGSSTERALKVLSHPQALAQCRNFFATHQHLKAEVAYDTAGSAKMIAAEKDPGKLAIASKRAGELYGLEILQENLADEEWNITRFFCIAHAKNPENPLPETTAKSAQHKTSIVFTLPNEQGSLFKALATFAMRDIDLTKIESRPFRKKAFEYLFYVDFIGDQNDRNIQNALCHLKEFATMVNVLGSYGVIAE; encoded by the coding sequence ATGACAAACTTGATGACCGCCTACCAGGGTGAACCAGGAGCATACAGTGAGATCGCCGCACTCCGGATTGGAGAGCCAAAACCCTTCGAATCATTTGACGAGGTCTTCGCGGCTGTTGAAAACCAGAAGGTTCATTATGCCGTCATCCCCATTGAAAATTCACTTGGAGGCAGCATTCATCATAACTACGACCTTCTGCTGCAGCATCCCGTCACCATTGTGGCAGAAACCTTCGTCAAGGTAAAACATTGCCTGCTTGGCATTCCCGGTTCATCCACAGAAAGGGCTTTGAAGGTACTTTCACACCCACAGGCATTGGCCCAGTGCCGAAACTTTTTTGCCACTCACCAACACCTCAAAGCTGAAGTTGCCTATGATACGGCGGGAAGCGCAAAAATGATAGCCGCTGAAAAAGATCCCGGAAAACTTGCCATAGCATCAAAAAGGGCAGGCGAACTCTACGGACTTGAGATCCTCCAGGAAAATCTGGCCGACGAGGAGTGGAACATTACCCGCTTTTTCTGTATTGCACATGCGAAAAATCCGGAAAACCCGCTCCCTGAAACAACTGCGAAGAGCGCACAGCACAAAACATCAATCGTCTTCACGCTCCCCAACGAACAAGGATCACTGTTCAAGGCACTGGCAACATTCGCCATGCGTGATATTGACCTGACCAAAATCGAATCGAGACCGTTCAGAAAAAAAGCCTTTGAATATCTTTTTTATGTTGATTTTATCGGTGATCAGAACGATCGGAATATCCAGAACGCCCTTTGCCATCTCAAAGAATTTGCCACCATGGTCAACGTCCTTGGAAGTTATGGAGTGATTGCAGAATGA
- a CDS encoding YebC/PmpR family DNA-binding transcriptional regulator, producing the protein MSGHSKWATIKRKKAVTDQKRGSLFTKLVKEITIAAKMGGGDPAGNPRLRLAIDTARDNSMPMDNIQRAIKKGTGELEGVTWDEITYEGYGPAGIALIIETATDNRNRTVADIRHIMSRNNGSLGESGSVAWMFQRKGTLDVPRSAAGEDQLMELLLEAGLEDLGSDDENYFTVITDVKDLERVKKALDDAAIMYENAKIDLIPENYIELEAEDARKVIKLIDAFENNDDVQAVYTNMEISESAMSSLNE; encoded by the coding sequence ATGTCAGGACATAGCAAATGGGCAACCATTAAGAGAAAAAAGGCGGTAACCGATCAAAAAAGAGGCAGTTTGTTCACCAAACTGGTCAAGGAGATTACGATTGCAGCAAAAATGGGTGGTGGTGACCCAGCGGGTAATCCTCGTCTCAGGCTTGCAATCGATACGGCCAGGGATAATTCCATGCCGATGGACAATATCCAGCGTGCCATCAAGAAGGGAACGGGAGAGCTTGAGGGGGTAACCTGGGATGAGATTACCTATGAAGGGTATGGTCCTGCAGGGATTGCGCTGATTATTGAGACTGCTACAGACAATCGTAACCGTACCGTAGCTGATATTCGTCACATTATGAGTCGTAACAATGGTTCGCTCGGTGAAAGCGGTAGTGTTGCCTGGATGTTTCAGCGCAAGGGAACGCTTGATGTTCCACGATCGGCTGCCGGAGAGGATCAGCTTATGGAACTTCTGCTCGAGGCCGGTCTTGAAGATCTTGGCAGCGATGATGAGAACTATTTTACCGTCATAACTGACGTCAAGGATCTTGAGCGTGTCAAAAAAGCGCTTGATGATGCCGCTATCATGTATGAGAATGCAAAAATTGATCTGATACCCGAAAATTATATTGAGCTTGAAGCCGAGGATGCCCGCAAGGTGATCAAACTGATTGATGCATTTGAAAATAATGATGATGTGCAGGCGGTATACACGAATATGGAGATCAGTGAAAGTGCAATGAGCAGTTTAAACGAGTAA
- the ruvC gene encoding crossover junction endodeoxyribonuclease RuvC, translating to MVVLGVDPGSRLTGYGVIRQEGTFFTVLSCGVIRLHPRSSHAERIGQIYRELEAVITDYAPECVALETVFLSRNVQSALKLGQVRGAVIALAMNRNLLLHEYAPREVKSAVTGKGAASKEQVAFMVARMLALNPVPEPFDVTDALGIALCDLLRGGSREPFKSAGQSRKGGMSWSQFVGASPDMVIRLFQK from the coding sequence GTGGTTGTTCTGGGAGTTGATCCTGGAAGTCGGCTTACGGGCTACGGCGTAATTCGTCAGGAGGGTACGTTTTTTACGGTGCTCTCTTGTGGAGTTATCCGGCTTCATCCTCGCAGTAGTCATGCGGAGCGTATTGGTCAGATTTACAGGGAGCTTGAAGCAGTTATTACGGATTATGCTCCTGAATGTGTTGCACTTGAAACTGTTTTTTTGAGCAGGAATGTGCAGTCGGCATTGAAACTTGGTCAGGTACGGGGTGCCGTAATTGCTCTTGCGATGAACCGGAATCTTCTCTTGCACGAATATGCCCCTCGCGAAGTGAAGTCGGCAGTAACCGGAAAAGGGGCGGCCAGCAAGGAGCAGGTTGCGTTTATGGTCGCAAGGATGCTTGCTCTTAATCCGGTTCCTGAACCTTTCGATGTTACCGATGCCCTCGGGATTGCGCTCTGTGATCTGCTGAGAGGCGGAAGCCGGGAACCTTTTAAGAGTGCAGGACAGAGCAGAAAAGGGGGAATGAGCTGGTCGCAGTTTGTTGGGGCATCGCCCGATATGGTTATCCGGTTATTTCAAAAATAA
- a CDS encoding CDP-alcohol phosphatidyltransferase family protein, with product MEGRIVNIPNFLSILRILLIPWFIYYFHTGHLDIAITIMIVAVLTDWFDGQAARWTNDVSEMGKILDPLADKLCLASVAVYFLWVGQLPLWFVLFAVLRDILIFIGAGYVKFRHSVVTTSLWPGKWAVGFVSMLFIAMVWPHPFFREYLVKEFFLYLSTLMLFYSFVLYCLRFYKIHKGLEYRA from the coding sequence GTGGAAGGTCGTATCGTAAATATCCCGAATTTTCTCAGTATTCTGAGGATACTCTTGATACCCTGGTTTATCTACTACTTTCATACGGGTCATCTTGATATAGCCATTACTATTATGATTGTGGCTGTTCTGACCGACTGGTTTGATGGCCAGGCGGCCCGATGGACGAATGATGTTTCAGAGATGGGAAAAATTCTTGACCCCCTTGCCGACAAGCTTTGTCTTGCAAGTGTTGCGGTTTATTTTCTCTGGGTCGGGCAGCTCCCTTTATGGTTTGTGCTTTTTGCTGTGCTCCGCGATATTCTGATTTTTATTGGAGCGGGTTATGTGAAATTTCGTCATTCAGTGGTGACGACATCCCTTTGGCCGGGGAAATGGGCGGTGGGTTTTGTCTCCATGCTCTTTATTGCCATGGTCTGGCCTCATCCGTTTTTCAGGGAATATCTGGTCAAAGAGTTTTTTTTATATCTCTCGACGCTTATGCTCTTTTACTCGTTTGTTCTCTACTGCCTGAGGTTTTATAAAATTCACAAGGGGCTGGAGTATCGGGCCTGA
- a CDS encoding bifunctional UDP-3-O-[3-hydroxymyristoyl] N-acetylglucosamine deacetylase/3-hydroxyacyl-ACP dehydratase encodes MLILQRTLQKEVSLWGSGLHTGKECMITFKPAPVNYGYRFVRTDIDDSPEIPALIENVVDVLRGTTIGLNGVKVHTTEHVLGALYGLQIDNCRIEISGPEPPVMDGSSHPFAAALIEAGFKEQDEPKNYLVIDETIEYHDANNSVDIVALPLDSFRITVMVDYKNPALGSQHSGLFDLDKEFVKEFSSSRTFCFLSEVEALANQGIIKGGDVDNAIVIIDKTMCEQELSDLGKKLGIESKNLVLGDNGILNNRELRFKNEPARHKLLDLLGDIALLGMPLKAQVLAARPGHASNVEFVKQLKKYVDRNKLARQFQHEKKAGVIFDINAIQQILPHRYPFLLIDKIIEFKLDEKIVSIKNVTINEPFFQGHFPGNPIMPGVLILEAMAQTGGIMMLNGNDNIKESVVLFMGIDKARFRKPVLPGDTLVIEAILTNKRRNICQFDAKAYVRGELVCEASLMATVAPKSK; translated from the coding sequence ATGCTCATTCTTCAGCGTACACTTCAAAAAGAGGTCTCTCTCTGGGGTTCCGGACTTCACACCGGCAAAGAGTGCATGATTACCTTCAAACCTGCACCAGTCAACTATGGGTATCGTTTTGTGCGTACCGATATCGACGACAGCCCTGAAATACCAGCCCTGATCGAGAATGTCGTTGATGTTCTGAGGGGTACCACCATCGGACTCAATGGTGTAAAGGTGCACACCACCGAACATGTTCTCGGAGCGCTTTACGGCCTGCAGATCGATAACTGCCGCATCGAAATAAGCGGCCCGGAACCTCCTGTCATGGACGGAAGCTCACACCCTTTTGCCGCAGCGCTGATCGAAGCCGGGTTCAAGGAACAGGATGAACCAAAAAATTACCTGGTCATCGATGAAACCATTGAATACCATGATGCCAACAACAGCGTTGATATTGTAGCCCTGCCTCTCGACAGCTTCAGAATAACCGTCATGGTTGACTACAAAAACCCGGCGCTTGGCTCGCAGCACTCCGGCCTCTTTGATCTGGACAAAGAATTTGTCAAAGAATTTTCATCCTCCAGAACATTCTGCTTTCTCAGCGAAGTGGAAGCCCTTGCAAACCAGGGAATCATCAAGGGTGGTGATGTCGACAACGCTATTGTCATTATCGACAAAACCATGTGCGAACAGGAGCTTTCCGATCTTGGCAAAAAACTCGGTATTGAGAGCAAAAATCTTGTACTTGGTGACAATGGCATCCTCAACAATCGTGAACTTCGTTTCAAGAACGAACCTGCGCGCCATAAACTGCTCGACCTTCTCGGCGACATCGCACTTCTTGGTATGCCACTCAAGGCTCAGGTGCTCGCGGCACGTCCCGGTCATGCATCGAATGTGGAGTTCGTAAAGCAGCTCAAAAAATATGTCGATCGTAACAAGCTTGCCCGACAGTTCCAGCATGAAAAAAAAGCCGGCGTTATTTTCGACATCAATGCTATTCAACAGATCCTCCCCCACCGCTACCCTTTTCTGTTGATCGACAAGATTATAGAGTTCAAGCTTGACGAAAAAATTGTATCGATCAAAAACGTCACCATCAATGAGCCGTTTTTCCAGGGCCATTTTCCCGGAAATCCCATCATGCCCGGCGTTCTCATCCTTGAAGCCATGGCCCAGACGGGCGGCATCATGATGCTCAACGGCAATGATAACATCAAGGAGAGTGTCGTGCTCTTCATGGGTATCGACAAGGCTCGATTCCGCAAACCCGTGCTTCCGGGCGACACACTTGTTATCGAAGCAATCCTGACCAACAAGCGCAGAAACATCTGCCAATTTGACGCCAAAGCCTATGTAAGGGGAGAACTTGTATGCGAAGCTTCCCTCATGGCCACGGTTGCACCAAAGAGCAAGTAA
- a CDS encoding inositol monophosphatase family protein codes for MRAQSKELQTAIRAAHAAGAITLEKFGELSHPEIQVKEFKDFVTDVDKACEAAISSIITENFPEDSMLCEEGTIITGTSGRTWIVDPLDGTLNFIHSFPVFSISIALKGSDDELLTAVVYQPVLKELFTAERGQGAYLNGKKITISSRTDKESFLIGTGMPFKEYHYLESYIGMLKEVIHDSAGIRRAGSAALDLAYTACGRFDGFWEYKLFPWDFAAGVLLVREAGGTITDFSGDPDVFLKQSIIAGNNITHPLLLEKALKHFT; via the coding sequence ATGAGAGCTCAAAGTAAAGAACTGCAGACAGCCATCAGGGCGGCTCATGCTGCGGGAGCTATAACCCTTGAAAAATTCGGAGAACTCTCCCATCCCGAAATCCAGGTAAAAGAGTTCAAGGATTTTGTCACCGACGTCGATAAAGCCTGTGAAGCGGCAATCAGCTCAATTATCACCGAAAACTTTCCCGAAGACAGCATGCTCTGCGAAGAGGGCACCATCATAACCGGCACTTCAGGAAGAACATGGATTGTCGATCCTCTTGATGGCACGCTTAATTTTATTCACTCTTTTCCCGTTTTCTCAATCAGCATAGCGCTCAAAGGGAGCGATGATGAGCTGCTCACCGCTGTGGTCTATCAGCCAGTTCTCAAAGAGCTTTTTACCGCCGAACGCGGTCAGGGAGCTTACCTTAACGGAAAAAAGATCACCATATCAAGCCGCACGGACAAAGAGAGTTTTCTCATTGGAACCGGCATGCCCTTCAAGGAGTATCACTACCTCGAATCATACATCGGCATGCTCAAGGAGGTTATTCATGATTCTGCCGGCATTCGGCGTGCAGGCTCAGCAGCCCTTGATCTTGCCTACACCGCCTGTGGCCGCTTTGATGGCTTTTGGGAATACAAACTCTTTCCGTGGGATTTTGCTGCCGGTGTCCTGCTTGTCCGTGAAGCAGGAGGTACCATCACTGACTTTAGTGGGGATCCTGATGTTTTTCTGAAGCAGAGTATTATTGCAGGCAACAACATAACCCACCCTCTTCTGCTTGAAAAAGCGCTGAAACATTTCACATAA
- a CDS encoding TspO/MBR family protein: MNVNIPKLALCIGLCFVFAFAGSTFTPVPGSDWYYHVLNKPSWNPPDWLFPPAWSLLFLLMGIALYLVVQQYSKETKIRGALIVFGAQLLLNLGWSAAFFGLHSPVLAMVVIVLLWLAIVLTIVKFRAVSPMAGNLLIPYLMWVTFASFLNFTIVQLN; the protein is encoded by the coding sequence ATGAATGTCAATATTCCGAAACTTGCGCTCTGTATCGGGTTGTGTTTCGTCTTCGCCTTTGCCGGCAGCACCTTTACTCCTGTACCGGGTTCTGATTGGTACTACCATGTGCTGAACAAACCTTCATGGAATCCGCCGGACTGGCTCTTCCCTCCTGCATGGAGCCTGCTTTTTCTGCTCATGGGTATTGCGCTTTATCTTGTTGTTCAGCAGTACTCCAAAGAGACAAAGATTCGTGGGGCTCTGATTGTCTTCGGTGCCCAGCTTTTACTCAATCTTGGCTGGTCGGCAGCATTTTTTGGACTGCACTCTCCCGTGCTTGCGATGGTGGTGATTGTCCTGCTCTGGTTGGCTATTGTGTTGACGATTGTGAAATTCCGTGCTGTTTCTCCGATGGCTGGCAATCTGCTGATTCCCTACCTCATGTGGGTGACGTTTGCCTCATTTCTGAACTTTACGATTGTGCAGCTTAATTGA
- a CDS encoding DUF4405 domain-containing protein, with translation MSAPMKSWATPLATGTFVILAVTGILMFFKIEAGYTKPVHEWLSWAMVAGVLLHIAANWKAFTGYFTRKPALAIIGAGLLITILSIVMPARNEQNPRMKMTRALEKSKLETVAVVAGQKSESIILKLEQKGIAVESSAMSIREIAAKNGKKEMDVLAVIFN, from the coding sequence ATGAGCGCACCAATGAAATCATGGGCCACACCGCTGGCCACCGGAACCTTTGTCATTCTTGCCGTAACAGGCATCCTGATGTTTTTTAAAATTGAAGCTGGATACACCAAACCTGTTCATGAATGGCTGAGCTGGGCAATGGTCGCGGGTGTTCTGTTACACATCGCAGCAAACTGGAAAGCCTTTACCGGCTATTTTACGCGAAAACCTGCTTTGGCCATTATCGGCGCTGGCCTGCTTATTACCATACTCAGCATAGTTATGCCAGCCCGAAATGAACAGAATCCAAGAATGAAAATGACCAGAGCGCTTGAGAAGTCGAAACTTGAAACCGTGGCAGTTGTCGCCGGGCAAAAGAGTGAAAGCATTATCCTGAAACTTGAACAAAAAGGGATTGCTGTGGAGAGTTCAGCCATGTCCATCCGTGAGATTGCTGCAAAAAACGGGAAAAAAGAGATGGATGTTCTTGCCGTCATTTTCAATTAA